TTTACTACTATTTGATTACAAAAATTTTAGAATATGGATTTCAATGCAAAAACAATCTCGTTCCTGAAAAAACCATAGCTATTCCATGCTCATTTGCAGCCTCTATAGACTCCCTATCACGGATAGAGCCGCCTGGCTGAATAATGGCGGAAATGCCCGCTTCTGCAGCCGCATCTATGCCGTCTCTGAACGGAAAGAAAGCATCGCTCACCATGACAGCCCCCTTTGCCTTTCCTTCTGATTTTCTGGTAGCGATTATCGTAGCATCAACCCTCGACATCTGGCCTGCTCCTATTCCCACTGTAACCAGATCCTTAGAGTATAGCACAGAATTCGATTTTACATGCCTGCATACTTTCATTGCAAAAATCATATCCTTAAGCTGCTCCTTTGTCGGCTCTTTCTTTGTGGCGCATATCAGTTCCCTTAATGTTCCTTCCTTTGCTTCCTGGGTCAGACTATCAACATCTTCTTTTGTCGGATTCTCATTTTTTATTATCCTTGCTTCATCCAACTTAATCTCGGGGAAATTCCTTGTCTGTATCAACTGCCCCCCTACAACCTTTTTCATTGTAATGGGCTCTCTTTTTCTATTCTTTAAAAAATCATTCAAAGCTGTTAATTTGAGAATTCTCCTGTTTTTCTTTTCCATAAGAATCTCCAGTGCTTCCTTTTCAAAGCCGGGTGCGATTATTACCTCAATAAACTTGCCAGCCAGGAATTCTGCGCAGGCCTTATTGCATGGCCTGTTTAATGCAATCACACATCCGAATGCAGACAAAGAATCAGCATTATATGCTTTTCTAAGTGCATTCTCGATTTCATCAGCCAAAGCAACTCCGCTGGGATTTGCATGCTTTATCACAGCAGCACATGGTTCTGAAAATTCCTTAACAATATTTAGCGCCCCGTCGGCATCCATTATATTATTATAGGATAGTTCCTTGCCGTGCAGCTGCTCTGAATCTCCAATGCCTGGTTCTGTGGATAAGGGATCGACATAAAAGGCAGCATCCTGATATGGATTCTCGCCGTAACGCATATCCTGTTTCTTTATCATGGAGCCTGTTATTAGATCAGGAAAAGGTTTTCCCCCAAAATACCTTGCTATTGATGCATCATAGGAGGCAGTCCTTTCAAAAACCTTTTCAGCAAGTTCTTTTCTTTTTTCAAAGGGAATCTCTCCACGCTTAATCCCTTCAATAACACAGCTGTAATCTTTGGGGTCGATTATCACCAAAACATCCTTAAAATTCTTTGCAGCAGAGCGAAGCATTGAAGGTCCGCCAATATCTATCATTTCAATAGTCTCTTCAAAGGAAAGGCCTTTTTTAGCCGTTTCCTCAAAGGGATAAAGGTTAACAACAACAAGGTCAATCATCCTAATATCATTAGCCTTAGCCTGCTTCATATGCTCTTCATTATCCCTTAAGGCAAGCAGCCCGCCGTGAATCTTGGGATGCAGTGTCTTGACCCTTCCGTCCATCATCTCAGGAAAACCGGTATGCTCAGAAACATCCTTTACGCTGATGCCTGCTTCTCTAATCTTTTTGGCAGTGCCCCCTGTGGAAAGTATTTCAACCCCTTTTTCGTCCAGTGCCTTTGCCAATTCAACTATTCCTGTCTTGTCAAACACTGAAATTAACGCTCTTTTTATCATTTTTTCCTCTATTCCAAAATATTGACCTTTTTTCCTTCCACTGTTAATTTTCCGTCTCTATAAAGCTCTATTCCTTTTATTATTGTTTCCTGCTCAGCTTCCTGAACCTTTTGCTTCAGGGTTTGAACAGTATCGTTCTTCTCAACTTTCACCTCTTTTTGGAGGATGACAGGCCCTGTGTCAGCTCCCTCATCAATAAATATAAGCGAACATCCGCTAACCTTGTCCCCGTTCCTAAGCACCTCTTCATGCACATTAGTGTCCATGCCGCCAGCATACTTGGGCAAAAGTGAAGGGTGTATATTCATGACCCTGTTCAGCCATTTCTGAACAAACCACCTGCTCATCAATTTCATGTAGCCGATAAGCAAAACCAGCTCAACACCATGCTCAACAAGCAGCTTATCTAACTCCTTGTCATACTCTTCCCTTTCTCTGCCTTTGCCCGGCAGGAATATAGCCTTGATGTTATGCTTTCTTGCCCTCCCCAGTATATAAGCATCTTCCCTATTGCTTAAGACAAAAGAAATCTCAACACCTTCCAGCTTTCCGGATTCTATGGCATCTATTACTGCCTGCAAATCAGTTCCTTTTGTAGAGCCCAATACAGCTATCCTGATTCCAACCACCATGTTGCAGGATTAAATCTGGCTTTATATAATTTATGCTGGTTTTATGCCAGGTTTAATCTGAAAACTCTGCTCAGCATTTTACAAAAATTTATAAATCCCGCTTCTTTAGGCTGTTTATGGTATTTAACTATGCTTTTTTGGAGTACGAGCTTTGGAATAATTCTATCCAGAATTACATTTTAGCGATAGGAGTCTTCCTTTTATCGATGGGTATTTTGCGTATCTTCAAGGCAGTAGTGCTCAGAAAATTAAAGAAAATAGCCAAAAAAACAAAGACCAAGCTTGACGATGCATTACTGACAGCAGTCGAGGAGATAGGCTGGACATTCTATCTTCTGCTCGGGCTGCTTATAGCCCTTAGATTTATTCAGTTCACAGGCATAACAAAGAAGATTGTGGATGCCCTGCTTCTCATAGCCATAGCATTCTATATAGTGAGGTTTGTCCAGAAAGTAATCAGCCGTGCGATAAAGCTGGCCCTTAAGAAGAGGAGAAAGACCGAAGATGAGGAAATAGACCAGACTACCGCCCAGCTGCTTACCAGGCTGGCCGGGCTTGTTCTTTGGGTTGTTGCGATCATACTGATCATATCCAATCTTGGATATGATGTTTCCACCCTGATAGCGGGCCTCGGCATAGGGGGAATAGCTATTGCCTTTGCACTGCAGAATGTGCTTTCAGACATCTTTGCCTCTTTCTCCATCTACATTGACAAGCCTTTCAAAGTAGGCGACTTTATCATTATCGGAGACGATTTGGGGGTTGTCAAGAAGATAGGCATAAAAACAACAAGAATCCAGCATTTGAGGGGGGAAGAGCTTACTGTATCCAACCGGGAACTGACCTCCACAAGGGTGCATAATTTCAAAAGGATGCAGAAGAGAAGAATCGACTTCAAGATAGGCGTTACTTACGATACCCCCGTCAATAAGCTTGAGAAAATACCTAAGATAGTTGAAAAAATAATTTCAGGCGTAAAGGGAACTGAGCTTGACCGCGTGCATTTCAAGTCTTACGGCGATTTCAGCCTGAATTACGAGATAGTGTATTATCTCGACACCAACGATTACAACATATACATGGATGTGCAGCAGGAAATAAACCTTGCTTTAAAGAGGGCATTTGAGAGGGAAAAAATCGAATTTGCCTACCCCACCCAGACCATTTTTGTTGAGAAGTAATCTTTTTATAGCATTGCTTTTTTCTTTTTTTATGGGCAGTAATTCAGACATTAGAAATTTCTACACATCCCACCTGAAAAAATATGGCAAGCATGATATTCGGGCAATGGGCTGGCACG
The window above is part of the Candidatus Woesearchaeota archaeon genome. Proteins encoded here:
- the purN gene encoding phosphoribosylglycinamide formyltransferase, which produces MVVGIRIAVLGSTKGTDLQAVIDAIESGKLEGVEISFVLSNREDAYILGRARKHNIKAIFLPGKGREREEYDKELDKLLVEHGVELVLLIGYMKLMSRWFVQKWLNRVMNIHPSLLPKYAGGMDTNVHEEVLRNGDKVSGCSLIFIDEGADTGPVILQKEVKVEKNDTVQTLKQKVQEAEQETIIKGIELYRDGKLTVEGKKVNILE
- the purH gene encoding bifunctional phosphoribosylaminoimidazolecarboxamide formyltransferase/IMP cyclohydrolase, producing MIKRALISVFDKTGIVELAKALDEKGVEILSTGGTAKKIREAGISVKDVSEHTGFPEMMDGRVKTLHPKIHGGLLALRDNEEHMKQAKANDIRMIDLVVVNLYPFEETAKKGLSFEETIEMIDIGGPSMLRSAAKNFKDVLVIIDPKDYSCVIEGIKRGEIPFEKRKELAEKVFERTASYDASIARYFGGKPFPDLITGSMIKKQDMRYGENPYQDAAFYVDPLSTEPGIGDSEQLHGKELSYNNIMDADGALNIVKEFSEPCAAVIKHANPSGVALADEIENALRKAYNADSLSAFGCVIALNRPCNKACAEFLAGKFIEVIIAPGFEKEALEILMEKKNRRILKLTALNDFLKNRKREPITMKKVVGGQLIQTRNFPEIKLDEARIIKNENPTKEDVDSLTQEAKEGTLRELICATKKEPTKEQLKDMIFAMKVCRHVKSNSVLYSKDLVTVGIGAGQMSRVDATIIATRKSEGKAKGAVMVSDAFFPFRDGIDAAAEAGISAIIQPGGSIRDRESIEAANEHGIAMVFSGTRLFLH
- a CDS encoding mechanosensitive ion channel, which gives rise to MVFNYAFLEYELWNNSIQNYILAIGVFLLSMGILRIFKAVVLRKLKKIAKKTKTKLDDALLTAVEEIGWTFYLLLGLLIALRFIQFTGITKKIVDALLLIAIAFYIVRFVQKVISRAIKLALKKRRKTEDEEIDQTTAQLLTRLAGLVLWVVAIILIISNLGYDVSTLIAGLGIGGIAIAFALQNVLSDIFASFSIYIDKPFKVGDFIIIGDDLGVVKKIGIKTTRIQHLRGEELTVSNRELTSTRVHNFKRMQKRRIDFKIGVTYDTPVNKLEKIPKIVEKIISGVKGTELDRVHFKSYGDFSLNYEIVYYLDTNDYNIYMDVQQEINLALKRAFEREKIEFAYPTQTIFVEK